One Paraburkholderia sp. HP33-1 genomic region harbors:
- a CDS encoding type II secretion system protein, translating to MFGLACFDQGFDRVRHTRQAASRGFTLIELVVTLALVGILALAVVPFSQLIVQREKEQQLSAALREIRTALDAYKEASDVGLIDREADASGYPPSLTVLVDGVKNAKDPKGGLLMFLRRVPRDPFFAGDPDTPPEDTWNVRAFGEAPAHADASGTDSDTDSSSSDSSGPDVAGKDVFDVTSKSDRVGINGIPYRLW from the coding sequence ATGTTCGGCCTCGCGTGTTTCGATCAAGGCTTCGACCGCGTGCGCCACACGCGCCAAGCGGCGTCGCGCGGCTTTACGCTGATCGAGCTCGTGGTCACGCTGGCGCTCGTTGGAATTCTGGCGCTCGCCGTCGTGCCGTTTTCCCAGTTGATCGTGCAGCGCGAGAAGGAACAGCAGTTGAGCGCCGCGTTGCGCGAGATCCGCACGGCACTCGATGCGTACAAGGAAGCGAGCGATGTCGGTCTGATCGACCGTGAGGCGGACGCGTCCGGCTATCCGCCGTCGCTCACGGTGCTGGTGGACGGCGTGAAGAATGCGAAGGACCCGAAGGGAGGCTTGCTGATGTTCCTGCGCCGCGTGCCGCGCGATCCGTTTTTCGCGGGAGATCCCGACACGCCACCCGAAGACACCTGGAACGTGCGAGCCTTTGGCGAAGCCCCTGCGCATGCCGATGCCAGCGGCACCGACAGCGATACCGATAGCAGTAGCAGCGATTCTTCCGGACCCGACGTGGCGGGCAAGGACGTGTTCGACGTCACGTCGAAGTCGGATCGCGTCGGCATCAACGGTATTCCTTATCGTCTGTGGTGA
- a CDS encoding response regulator, protein MAKIHRVLIVDDQPLLRGGLCSMVRALPLYSVAGEAGDGSEACSLAATLLPDLILMDLSMPGKSGVEAIAHIKRHFPQIRIIALTIHSSDLHMRRALAAGVDGYVLKDASFDELVEAMRLVMLGQRNATLDAYGARHDESLGLASNLQHTQTWGALTSRERTVLRLVAEGCTNREVGEQLRLSPKTIEKHRASLMRKLGVSNATGLVHAALDLGVLALPDDATDGAKYFI, encoded by the coding sequence GTGGCGAAGATCCACCGGGTGTTGATCGTCGACGATCAACCGCTGCTGCGCGGCGGCCTCTGTTCGATGGTGCGCGCGTTGCCGCTCTATAGCGTGGCGGGCGAGGCGGGCGACGGCAGCGAGGCGTGCAGTCTCGCCGCGACGTTGCTGCCCGATCTGATCCTGATGGATCTGTCGATGCCCGGCAAGAGCGGCGTCGAAGCGATCGCGCATATCAAGAGGCATTTTCCGCAGATACGGATCATCGCGCTGACCATTCATTCGAGCGATCTGCATATGCGCAGGGCACTGGCGGCTGGTGTCGACGGCTACGTCCTCAAGGATGCGTCGTTCGACGAACTTGTCGAAGCGATGCGCCTCGTCATGCTCGGCCAGCGCAATGCGACGCTCGACGCATACGGCGCGCGGCACGACGAATCACTCGGTCTTGCGTCGAACCTGCAGCATACGCAGACCTGGGGTGCGCTGACGAGCCGCGAGCGGACCGTGCTGCGCCTCGTCGCGGAAGGATGCACGAACCGCGAAGTAGGCGAGCAGTTGCGCCTGAGCCCGAAAACCATCGAAAAACATCGTGCAAGTCTGATGCGCAAGCTCGGCGTATCGAATGCGACGGGACTCGTGCACGCGGCTCTCGATCTTGGCGTGCTCGCGTTACCCGACGACGCGACAGATGGGGCGAAGTACTTCATCTGA
- a CDS encoding type IV pilus secretin PilQ: MKAACSRDRSRNGESDSPERYPSASTSHTRGSTGLALTKRQAAGIALAVLALYGCATPTRQTEPTNAQLQLDYMHDRDARVNALLDEADGYRASYQYDLAAQKLGQAYEIDPTSERGRKIGAAVDRDRRDLTALQEADRMMQRGSYTLAEERVHRVLVQNPTNPMAQQMLRDIQDKRNQQRALKEEKVASSSIMRTPVSLQFRDANVRMVFEALSKTTGLNVIFDRDVRADLKTTIFVTNATLQDTVDMILMQSQLDKKQLNANTLFIYPATPAKQLEYQELKVRTFQLSNVDAKQIQGLLKSLLKLKEVVTDERANTVTIRGTPDTIRVAEEMIAAQDIPEPEVMMEVQVLEVSHERLTDLGIEWPNSFTMSTPSTATTWGDLHHLPINELTVSGLSATANFKLTDTDADLLASPRIRARNKEKARILIGDKVPVISSSSTPSTSGPSYTQTVQYIDVGIKLEIEPQVYRDGDVGMKLNLEVSNITNTIQTGGSSSGLTTLAYQIGTRNASTSLRLHDGETQILGGLISDNDRKSADKVPGLGQLPVLGRLFSNHNGDRVKTEIVLQITPHIVRPQTAPDADTQEVWSGTDVNVHADQLRLDPVVAELEPATPHPVVTRPGSVGGGTTEGAPGATPHSGTQSQPTTSTPASAFGQPPAQPRTTPPPQPFGGRYSTLPALPAPTTKVAEPPADQGAGAAPSGSDGANANANAEGGAAQNSSAAPVAQAAVSAAPTEPAAPAAPATPPPILVMPPGDMSSDNPLRPVQNGGY, encoded by the coding sequence ATGAAGGCCGCATGCAGCCGCGATCGGAGCCGCAACGGGGAAAGCGACTCGCCTGAGCGCTATCCGTCAGCTTCGACGTCCCACACACGTGGTTCCACCGGGCTGGCGCTCACGAAGCGCCAGGCCGCGGGCATCGCATTGGCCGTGCTGGCGCTATACGGTTGCGCGACACCTACGCGTCAGACCGAGCCCACCAACGCGCAATTGCAGCTCGACTATATGCACGATCGGGACGCGCGCGTGAATGCGCTGCTCGACGAAGCGGACGGGTACCGCGCAAGCTACCAGTACGATCTCGCGGCGCAGAAGCTCGGCCAGGCCTACGAAATCGATCCGACGAGCGAGCGGGGCCGCAAGATCGGCGCGGCGGTCGATCGCGACCGGCGCGACCTCACGGCATTGCAGGAAGCCGACCGCATGATGCAGCGCGGCTCGTACACGCTCGCTGAAGAGCGAGTGCATCGCGTGCTGGTGCAGAACCCGACCAATCCGATGGCGCAGCAGATGCTCAGGGACATTCAGGACAAGCGCAATCAGCAGCGCGCACTGAAGGAGGAGAAAGTGGCCTCGTCGTCGATCATGCGCACGCCCGTCTCGCTGCAGTTTCGCGATGCCAATGTGCGCATGGTGTTCGAAGCGCTGTCAAAAACGACGGGTCTCAATGTGATTTTCGATCGCGACGTGCGCGCCGACCTGAAGACGACGATCTTCGTCACGAACGCGACGCTGCAGGACACCGTCGACATGATCCTGATGCAGAGCCAGCTCGACAAGAAGCAACTGAACGCGAATACGCTCTTTATCTACCCGGCGACGCCGGCGAAGCAACTGGAGTATCAGGAACTGAAGGTGCGCACGTTCCAGCTCTCGAATGTCGATGCAAAACAGATCCAGGGCTTGCTGAAGAGCCTGCTCAAGCTCAAGGAGGTGGTGACCGACGAGCGCGCGAATACTGTCACGATACGCGGCACGCCCGATACGATCCGCGTGGCCGAGGAAATGATCGCCGCGCAGGATATTCCCGAGCCCGAGGTGATGATGGAAGTGCAGGTGCTCGAAGTTTCACACGAGCGCCTGACCGATCTCGGCATCGAATGGCCGAACTCGTTCACCATGTCAACGCCGTCAACCGCTACTACCTGGGGCGATCTGCATCACTTGCCCATCAATGAACTGACCGTGAGCGGGCTGTCCGCGACGGCCAATTTCAAGTTGACCGATACCGACGCCGACCTGCTCGCCAGTCCGCGCATCCGCGCGCGCAACAAGGAAAAGGCGCGCATCCTGATCGGCGACAAGGTGCCCGTGATTTCGAGTTCGAGCACGCCAAGCACGAGCGGGCCGTCCTATACGCAGACGGTCCAGTACATCGACGTCGGCATCAAGCTCGAAATCGAGCCGCAGGTCTATCGGGACGGCGACGTGGGCATGAAGCTGAACCTGGAAGTGAGCAATATCACCAATACGATTCAGACGGGCGGCAGTTCGTCAGGGCTGACGACGCTTGCGTATCAGATCGGCACGCGCAACGCCTCGACGAGCCTGCGCTTGCACGACGGCGAGACGCAGATTCTCGGCGGGCTGATTTCCGATAACGACCGGAAGTCGGCGGACAAGGTGCCGGGCCTCGGCCAGTTGCCCGTGCTCGGACGGCTGTTCTCCAATCACAACGGCGATCGTGTGAAGACCGAAATCGTGCTGCAGATCACGCCGCATATCGTGCGTCCGCAGACGGCCCCCGATGCGGATACGCAGGAAGTCTGGTCGGGCACCGACGTCAACGTGCACGCGGACCAGTTGCGGCTCGACCCGGTCGTCGCGGAACTGGAGCCGGCGACGCCTCATCCCGTGGTCACCAGGCCGGGCAGCGTGGGCGGCGGCACCACGGAAGGCGCGCCGGGCGCCACGCCGCACAGCGGCACGCAGAGCCAGCCGACGACTTCGACGCCCGCGAGCGCGTTCGGCCAGCCGCCCGCGCAGCCGCGCACGACGCCGCCGCCCCAGCCATTTGGCGGCCGGTATTCGACCTTGCCCGCGCTGCCGGCGCCGACCACGAAAGTCGCCGAGCCACCCGCCGATCAAGGTGCGGGCGCAGCGCCGTCGGGCAGCGATGGTGCCAATGCCAATGCCAATGCCGAGGGCGGCGCGGCGCAGAACAGTAGCGCAGCGCCAGTTGCGCAAGCGGCGGTTTCCGCAGCGCCCACAGAGCCCGCCGCGCCCGCCGCACCGGCTACGCCGCCGCCGATACTCGTGATGCCGCCTGGCGACATGTCCAGCGACAACCCGCTGCGCCCGGTCCAGAACGGCGGGTACTAG
- the gspG gene encoding type II secretion system major pseudopilin GspG: MSPSSSDVESRLQKHARQRGFTLLELLVVMVIIGLLAGLVAPRYFEQIGKSNTKIAHAQIDSLGKALDQYRLDVGQYPTTEEGLQALMAKPQDAPHWSGPYLQKAVPLDPWDRPYQYRSPGEHGDYDLYTYGKGGQPGGTGESATVSSW, encoded by the coding sequence ATGTCCCCGTCCAGCAGCGACGTCGAGAGCCGTCTACAGAAGCACGCACGCCAGCGTGGCTTTACGCTGCTCGAACTGCTGGTGGTGATGGTCATCATCGGCCTGCTGGCGGGTCTGGTCGCGCCTCGCTACTTCGAGCAGATCGGCAAGTCGAATACGAAGATCGCACATGCGCAGATCGATTCGCTCGGCAAGGCTCTCGATCAATACCGGCTCGACGTCGGCCAGTACCCAACCACGGAGGAGGGCTTGCAGGCGCTGATGGCGAAGCCGCAGGACGCGCCGCACTGGAGCGGCCCTTATCTGCAGAAAGCCGTGCCGCTCGATCCGTGGGATCGCCCCTATCAGTACCGGTCGCCCGGCGAGCATGGCGACTATGACCTGTACACCTATGGCAAGGGCGGTCAGCCAGGCGGTACGGGCGAGAGCGCGACCGTGTCGTCGTGGTGA
- a CDS encoding type II secretion system F family protein has protein sequence MKYVLRVFDTNGSVQTVRVESDSTTAAAAIARARGWRVVSVRGERAGARMRLRAPTIARGKFNVELFARELAALLAAGVGVVDALRTLASNERREGSAAVYRGLLRRLEEGQSLSAALEQASDVFPPVLVACVKASEQTGGLADSLTRYSRNSAMLHELRGRVVSAAIYPTVLLGVGAVVVIFLLGFVVPRFATLLEHSGRELPLLSQWLIAWGSMVHAHGRELAIAFAVLVLTAAIMLRRPSAREWIADRILALPGIGQYIRVFRQSQFYRTTAMLVDGGIPALRAFDLARGLVGRSDQAALGRALDQVRNGAKISDAFQQASLADAITYRLLTVAEKTGGLGPVLDRIAAFQEAQVARAIDLISRLIEPAMMIFIGIVIGGIVVLMYMPIFEIASSVQ, from the coding sequence GTGAAGTATGTGCTGCGTGTCTTCGATACCAACGGATCGGTGCAGACGGTGCGCGTCGAAAGCGATTCGACGACGGCAGCGGCAGCGATCGCGCGGGCACGCGGTTGGCGCGTGGTGTCGGTGCGCGGCGAACGCGCAGGCGCCCGGATGCGCCTTCGCGCACCCACGATCGCACGCGGCAAGTTCAACGTCGAGCTCTTCGCACGCGAACTCGCGGCGCTGCTGGCGGCGGGCGTCGGTGTCGTCGATGCGTTGCGTACGCTCGCGAGCAACGAGCGGCGCGAGGGTTCCGCCGCGGTTTATCGCGGACTGTTGCGGCGGCTCGAAGAGGGGCAGTCGTTATCCGCGGCGCTCGAACAGGCTAGCGATGTCTTTCCGCCCGTGCTCGTCGCCTGCGTGAAAGCGAGCGAGCAGACGGGCGGTCTCGCGGACAGCCTCACGCGCTATTCGCGCAACAGCGCGATGTTGCATGAGCTGCGCGGCCGCGTGGTGTCGGCAGCGATCTATCCGACGGTCCTGCTGGGGGTGGGTGCGGTAGTCGTGATCTTTCTGTTGGGCTTCGTCGTCCCGCGCTTCGCGACGCTGCTCGAACATAGCGGACGCGAACTACCGCTTCTTTCTCAATGGCTGATCGCGTGGGGCAGCATGGTTCACGCGCACGGCCGGGAACTCGCGATCGCTTTCGCAGTGCTGGTGCTCACGGCAGCCATCATGCTGCGCCGTCCGTCCGCGCGCGAATGGATCGCCGATCGCATTCTCGCCTTGCCGGGCATCGGCCAGTACATTCGCGTGTTCCGTCAATCGCAGTTTTATCGCACGACGGCGATGCTCGTCGACGGCGGCATTCCCGCCCTGCGCGCGTTCGATCTTGCCCGCGGTCTCGTCGGACGTTCCGATCAGGCTGCCCTTGGCCGCGCGCTCGATCAGGTACGCAACGGCGCGAAGATTTCCGATGCGTTCCAGCAGGCCTCGCTCGCCGATGCAATCACGTATCGGCTGCTGACCGTCGCGGAAAAGACGGGCGGACTCGGCCCCGTGCTCGACCGGATCGCGGCGTTTCAGGAAGCGCAGGTCGCGCGCGCAATCGATCTGATCTCACGGCTGATCGAGCCGGCGATGATGATCTTCATCGGCATCGTGATCGGCGGCATCGTCGTGCTGATGTATATGCCGATCTTCGAAATCGCATCGAGCGTTCAATAG
- a CDS encoding GspE/PulE family protein: MDTASIANGIDGTGSVDLRDALRALAERHGSGIRALENLYAQTPASPDEVLAQLAAQFHLRPFTMRQLNGLQPDFDIVPFVEATARMSICFRDPDEERGLLFVIADPLDRRTRGSIEQRMRARPTVPYRWALASVGDITAWLAVREKDVRAMDSLAFDQTSQHAVDPASLALTLQGISNDDSAVVRLLNSTIYDALKMMASDIHLECRANGLMIKCRVDGVLTVVGRVEGRDVADQVLSRVKVISELDIAERRVPQDGRFKAVYAGREIDFRVSIMPNQFGEDAVLRILDRYQLSQASGGLTLEALGFQQEDARFMRTVAAMPYGMLLVTGPTGSGKTTTLYAILTEINDGLEKIVTIEDPVEYQLGDILQIPVNEAKGLTFARGLRSILRHDPDKIMVGEIRDPETAQIAVQAALTGHQVFTTVHANNVFDVIGRFTNMEVDPYSFVSALNGVVAQRLLRQCCPDCVTEDTISADTLRRSAIDPDTAGEYLFRRGTGCAACRGSGYRGRRAIAEALRMDDELRQLLSERAPLTQIKAAAMRQGMKTLRGSAIRLVRQGETTLEEINRVTMVE, translated from the coding sequence ATGGACACGGCGAGCATCGCGAACGGCATCGATGGCACAGGCAGCGTCGATCTGCGCGACGCGTTGCGCGCGCTCGCCGAGCGGCACGGCTCCGGCATACGCGCGCTCGAAAACCTGTACGCGCAAACGCCCGCCAGCCCCGACGAAGTGCTCGCGCAACTCGCCGCGCAGTTTCACCTGCGGCCCTTCACGATGCGGCAGCTGAACGGTCTGCAGCCGGACTTCGATATCGTGCCGTTCGTCGAGGCGACGGCGCGTATGTCCATCTGCTTTCGCGATCCGGATGAGGAGCGTGGCCTGCTGTTCGTGATCGCCGATCCGCTCGACCGGCGCACGCGCGGCAGCATCGAGCAGCGTATGCGTGCGCGGCCCACCGTGCCTTACCGATGGGCGCTCGCGAGCGTCGGCGATATCACCGCCTGGCTGGCGGTGCGCGAGAAAGACGTGCGCGCGATGGACTCGCTCGCGTTCGACCAGACGAGCCAGCATGCTGTCGATCCCGCATCGCTCGCGCTGACGTTGCAAGGTATCAGCAACGACGACAGCGCGGTCGTGCGCCTGCTCAATTCGACGATCTACGACGCGCTCAAGATGATGGCGAGCGACATTCACCTCGAATGCCGCGCCAATGGCTTGATGATCAAATGCCGCGTGGATGGCGTGCTGACCGTGGTGGGACGCGTCGAAGGGCGCGATGTCGCCGATCAGGTGCTGTCGCGCGTGAAGGTCATTTCCGAACTCGATATTGCCGAGCGGCGCGTGCCGCAGGACGGCCGCTTCAAGGCGGTCTATGCAGGCCGCGAAATCGATTTTCGTGTGTCGATCATGCCCAACCAGTTCGGCGAAGACGCGGTGCTGCGGATTCTCGACCGTTATCAGCTGTCGCAGGCATCGGGCGGGTTGACGCTCGAAGCGCTGGGTTTCCAGCAGGAAGACGCGCGCTTCATGCGCACGGTCGCCGCGATGCCGTACGGCATGCTGCTCGTGACGGGACCGACGGGCAGCGGCAAGACCACGACGCTCTACGCGATCCTCACCGAAATCAACGATGGCCTCGAAAAGATCGTGACCATCGAAGATCCCGTCGAGTATCAGTTGGGCGACATCCTGCAGATTCCCGTCAACGAGGCGAAGGGGCTGACCTTCGCGCGCGGGCTTCGCTCGATCTTGCGTCACGATCCAGACAAGATCATGGTCGGCGAGATCCGCGATCCGGAGACGGCACAAATCGCGGTACAAGCCGCATTGACGGGCCACCAGGTCTTCACCACCGTTCACGCGAACAACGTGTTCGACGTGATCGGGCGCTTCACGAATATGGAAGTCGATCCGTACAGCTTCGTTTCCGCGCTGAACGGTGTCGTCGCGCAGCGGCTATTGAGGCAATGCTGTCCCGATTGCGTCACTGAAGACACCATCAGCGCTGATACCTTGCGGCGCTCGGCCATCGATCCCGATACGGCGGGAGAGTATCTGTTCCGGCGCGGTACCGGTTGTGCCGCATGCCGGGGCAGCGGCTATCGCGGGCGTCGTGCGATCGCTGAGGCATTGCGGATGGACGACGAGTTACGGCAACTGCTGTCGGAACGCGCACCGCTCACGCAGATCAAGGCGGCCGCGATGCGTCAGGGTATGAAGACGCTGCGCGGCTCGGCGATCAGGCTTGTGCGGCAGGGCGAAACGACCTTGGAGGAGATCAATCGTGTCACCATGGTCGAATGA
- a CDS encoding response regulator: MNIKHRVIIADDHDLLRNGLRSMLSAQSEYEVVGEARDGKEACQMAMSLAPDLILMDLSMRGMNGIDATVAIKRRTPLVRIIALTVHQSEEYVREALRAGVDGYVLKDVSFDELLFAMRTVMLGKKHLSADVYGFMVDPFVTGRETTAPKKAWSMLTARERSVLKLIAEGRTNRQVGQYLNLSPKTIEKYRARVMHKLAIENVTELVLAAISMGLLTTLASKCAESENDGKLLHLPVAGVHMQGESAEVHDAELPRLSGTQAG, from the coding sequence GTGAACATCAAACACCGAGTGATCATCGCCGACGATCACGACCTGTTGCGCAATGGGCTGCGTTCGATGTTATCGGCGCAAAGCGAGTACGAAGTGGTGGGCGAAGCGCGCGATGGCAAGGAAGCGTGTCAGATGGCGATGTCACTGGCACCCGATCTGATCCTGATGGACCTGTCGATGCGAGGCATGAACGGCATCGATGCAACGGTGGCCATCAAACGGCGCACGCCGCTCGTGCGCATCATCGCGTTGACCGTGCATCAGAGCGAGGAGTATGTGCGCGAAGCGCTGCGTGCGGGCGTCGACGGTTATGTATTGAAGGATGTGTCGTTCGATGAATTGCTCTTCGCGATGCGCACGGTCATGCTGGGCAAGAAGCATCTGAGCGCGGACGTCTACGGTTTCATGGTGGACCCGTTCGTCACAGGGCGCGAGACCACCGCGCCGAAGAAAGCATGGAGCATGTTGACCGCGCGCGAGCGCAGCGTGTTGAAGCTGATCGCGGAAGGGCGCACCAATCGACAGGTCGGGCAGTATCTGAATCTGAGCCCGAAGACGATCGAAAAGTACCGCGCGCGCGTGATGCACAAGCTCGCAATCGAGAACGTGACGGAACTGGTGCTCGCGGCGATCAGCATGGGATTGCTGACGACGCTCGCTTCGAAATGCGCGGAGTCGGAGAACGACGGCAAACTGCTGCACTTGCCGGTTGCGGGTGTTCATATGCAAGGCGAATCAGCCGAGGTGCACGATGCTGAACTGCCGCGTTTGAGCGGTACGCAGGCGGGCTAG
- a CDS encoding SCO family protein — protein sequence MDDKDTTDKLHSMSGEQDMHAHHHNMAPGTTRTTVDYTVPPVTLVRADGKSVSLVDELNDGRPVVLTFIYTSCTTICPMVSQTFEQLQDELGSERDKVHFVSISIDPEQDTPARLRAYAERFGAGPQWQYYTGTVDASIAAQRAFNVYRGDKMNHTAVAFLRAAPGKPWLRLDGPATPGELLSAYHEVVASNGS from the coding sequence ATGGACGACAAGGACACCACGGACAAACTCCACTCCATGTCCGGCGAGCAGGACATGCACGCGCACCATCACAACATGGCGCCGGGCACGACCCGCACCACAGTGGACTACACGGTGCCACCCGTGACGCTCGTGCGCGCCGACGGCAAGTCCGTTTCGCTCGTGGATGAGCTGAACGATGGCCGCCCCGTCGTCCTGACTTTCATCTACACCTCGTGCACGACGATCTGCCCGATGGTCAGCCAGACCTTCGAACAGCTGCAGGATGAACTGGGCAGCGAGCGCGACAAGGTGCATTTCGTATCGATCTCGATCGATCCGGAACAGGACACGCCCGCACGTCTGAGAGCCTATGCAGAACGCTTCGGCGCAGGCCCGCAATGGCAGTACTACACAGGCACCGTCGATGCGAGCATCGCCGCGCAACGCGCATTCAACGTCTATCGCGGCGACAAGATGAATCACACTGCCGTCGCATTCTTGCGCGCCGCGCCTGGCAAGCCGTGGCTGCGTCTGGATGGTCCCGCGACACCCGGCGAACTGCTCAGCGCGTATCACGAAGTCGTCGCCAGCAACGGATCGTGA
- a CDS encoding PilN domain-containing protein produces MISSLDIDFARNGPRIAPAGLLLLCVALALVLVSGVRLWQAYDENAEMQTRVDEERHRSFAKSHPVKKQATPAALLAEKQNLAVLRELTVPWQDLLSIVEDYPEHDVALIGIDQNPVQSQVRITAEAKNFDSMIAYLRYLQSSKLLREAVLNDQQVEANVPGTPVRFQITAVWSRS; encoded by the coding sequence ATGATCAGCTCGCTCGATATCGACTTCGCTCGCAACGGGCCGCGTATCGCACCGGCCGGTCTGCTCCTGCTCTGCGTTGCGCTCGCGCTAGTGCTCGTAAGCGGTGTGCGTCTCTGGCAAGCCTATGACGAGAACGCCGAGATGCAAACGCGAGTGGACGAAGAGCGCCACCGTTCGTTCGCAAAGTCCCATCCCGTCAAGAAGCAGGCGACACCCGCCGCGTTGCTCGCCGAAAAGCAAAACCTCGCGGTGCTGCGGGAACTGACAGTGCCGTGGCAAGACTTGCTGTCAATCGTCGAAGACTATCCGGAGCATGATGTCGCGCTGATCGGTATCGACCAGAACCCGGTGCAGAGCCAGGTCCGTATCACGGCTGAGGCGAAGAACTTCGACTCGATGATTGCGTACCTGCGCTATCTGCAATCGAGCAAGCTGCTGCGCGAGGCGGTACTCAACGATCAACAGGTCGAAGCGAATGTGCCGGGCACACCCGTGCGCTTTCAGATCACCGCTGTCTGGAGCCGATCATGA
- a CDS encoding sensor histidine kinase: MYAIPPPEPPLRLRDLIDAMRKLGSSVRRVQPPAAHVSDARGAALAVTTCDGAIVSVNRSAAALLGYASADLVGKQLAGFAHDEDRAAVEMHLCGGTDEAFRSFDVTLTDRTGRRTSFHVYQQTLASDASGGPLRLTLFVEPVVVPAEEISRSAANAEWHDDAQHRRATWLSMGQQHERERLAAELHDGMGQALTLIKLMVEDARMRLRRGQVDDAAQLLDATVLQIRDTIGEMRQICGELRPLALQRLGLPAALSTLCRRVEQSSERLRVVFACGIEDGDIPDHLKADIFRVVQEALNNIISHAAASEVHVDLQGDATTLLLSIRDDGSGYDMHPLSGSDAHSNGLGLTGMQNRVEAHGGAFSVSARSEGGTEVAASWRI, encoded by the coding sequence ATGTATGCCATCCCGCCGCCTGAACCACCCCTGAGGCTGCGCGATCTGATCGATGCAATGCGCAAGCTGGGCAGCTCGGTGCGGCGCGTGCAGCCGCCGGCGGCCCACGTCAGTGACGCACGCGGCGCCGCGCTTGCAGTCACGACGTGCGACGGTGCAATCGTCAGCGTGAATCGCAGCGCTGCGGCGCTGCTGGGTTACGCGAGTGCGGATCTCGTCGGCAAACAACTCGCCGGCTTCGCGCATGATGAAGACCGCGCTGCCGTCGAAATGCACCTGTGCGGCGGCACCGATGAAGCGTTCCGTTCGTTCGATGTGACGCTCACCGACAGGACCGGCCGACGTACGTCGTTTCATGTGTATCAGCAGACCTTGGCATCGGATGCCTCGGGCGGACCACTGCGGCTAACGCTGTTCGTTGAGCCTGTTGTAGTGCCTGCGGAAGAGATTTCGCGATCGGCTGCAAATGCTGAATGGCATGACGATGCCCAACACAGGCGAGCGACCTGGCTGAGCATGGGCCAGCAGCATGAACGCGAACGCCTGGCCGCTGAGCTTCACGATGGCATGGGTCAGGCGCTGACGTTGATCAAACTGATGGTCGAAGATGCGCGCATGCGCCTGCGTCGCGGCCAGGTCGACGACGCCGCGCAACTGCTCGATGCGACTGTTCTGCAGATACGCGACACGATCGGTGAGATGCGGCAGATCTGCGGAGAATTGCGGCCGCTCGCGCTACAGAGGCTTGGGCTGCCCGCCGCGTTGAGCACGCTATGCAGGCGTGTGGAGCAAAGCAGCGAACGATTGCGCGTCGTGTTTGCGTGCGGCATCGAGGACGGGGATATACCCGATCACCTGAAAGCGGACATCTTTCGTGTCGTGCAGGAAGCGCTCAATAACATCATCAGTCATGCGGCTGCGTCGGAGGTTCACGTCGATCTGCAAGGCGATGCAACGACGCTGCTGCTGTCGATTCGCGACGACGGAAGCGGCTATGACATGCATCCGCTAAGTGGCAGCGATGCCCACTCGAACGGGCTCGGCCTGACCGGCATGCAGAATCGCGTCGAAGCACACGGCGGTGCGTTCTCGGTCAGCGCGCGCAGCGAAGGCGGCACAGAAGTCGCGGCCAGTTGGCGAATCTAG
- a CDS encoding type II secretion system protein: MKRIDTRRRCVGFTLIELVVVMAIIGLLLSIALPSYMHSIDRGKEQVRAQNLAVMRDAIDKYYGDNGAYPDTLEVLVTRHYLRSIPLDPVNGDDKWAVVASPDETKPGVYDIVPASSPQASASDAAAGEGK, encoded by the coding sequence ATGAAACGTATCGATACACGCCGGCGCTGCGTTGGCTTCACGCTGATCGAACTGGTCGTCGTGATGGCGATCATCGGATTGCTGCTGTCGATCGCGCTGCCAAGCTATATGCACAGCATCGACCGGGGCAAGGAACAGGTGCGCGCGCAGAACCTTGCCGTGATGCGCGATGCGATCGACAAGTATTACGGCGATAACGGCGCGTATCCCGATACGCTCGAGGTACTCGTGACGCGTCACTATCTGCGCTCGATTCCTCTTGACCCCGTGAATGGCGACGACAAGTGGGCCGTGGTCGCTTCGCCGGATGAGACGAAGCCCGGCGTCTATGACATCGTGCCCGCGAGCAGCCCGCAGGCGAGCGCGTCGGATGCGGCAGCGGGAGAGGGCAAATGA